In Psychrobacter sp. JCM 18902, a single window of DNA contains:
- a CDS encoding M14-type cytosolic carboxypeptidase: MHITANFDAGNIEVINLEDKKNIQLAIRPDVGGEFFQWFNFRLTGQVGEQYVLNIMNAGDAAFPAGWENYQAVASYDRDYWFRLPTSYKDGKLTITAELECETIQIAFFAPYSDERHQDLLAAVQMHPLVTLEHLGETLDKRDLTLVKISDGASNNDAPKRNIWITARQHPGETMAEWLVDGLLHSLLDGDNATGKLLLDKANFYIVPNMNPDGSMRGHLRTNAVGTNLNRAWSNPSLETSPEVFHVINKMEETGVDLFYDVHGDEEIPFVFLAGSQGTPNYSDRLARLRDRFSEVLKIASADFQTEEGYDVDAPGTANMTLATHWVAERFDCLANTLEMPFIDNNNVPDADTGWSPERSMKLGEASLVAMLAVVDDLRE; this comes from the coding sequence ATGCATATCACTGCTAATTTCGATGCTGGTAATATTGAGGTTATTAATTTAGAAGATAAAAAAAATATCCAATTGGCTATTCGTCCGGACGTCGGTGGCGAGTTTTTTCAGTGGTTTAATTTTCGCCTGACAGGTCAAGTTGGCGAACAATATGTGCTCAATATTATGAATGCAGGGGATGCAGCATTTCCTGCAGGGTGGGAGAATTACCAAGCGGTGGCATCGTACGATCGCGACTATTGGTTTCGTCTGCCCACCTCTTATAAAGACGGTAAACTAACCATAACGGCAGAGTTGGAATGTGAAACCATTCAAATTGCTTTTTTTGCTCCTTACAGTGATGAGCGTCATCAAGATTTATTAGCAGCAGTACAAATGCATCCATTAGTGACGTTAGAGCATTTAGGGGAGACCCTTGATAAGCGCGATTTAACCTTAGTCAAAATTAGTGATGGCGCTAGCAATAACGATGCGCCTAAACGCAATATTTGGATTACGGCACGTCAACATCCTGGTGAAACGATGGCCGAATGGTTGGTCGATGGTCTACTGCATAGCCTATTAGATGGTGATAATGCCACGGGTAAATTATTATTAGATAAAGCTAACTTTTACATCGTGCCCAATATGAACCCAGATGGCAGCATGCGCGGGCATCTGCGTACCAACGCAGTCGGGACTAACCTAAACCGTGCTTGGTCAAATCCAAGTTTGGAAACCAGCCCAGAAGTCTTTCATGTCATTAATAAAATGGAAGAAACGGGCGTTGACTTGTTTTATGATGTACACGGAGATGAAGAAATACCTTTTGTGTTCCTTGCTGGCTCGCAGGGTACGCCAAATTATAGCGACCGCCTCGCACGTCTACGCGATAGATTCTCAGAAGTGTTAAAGATCGCCAGTGCCGACTTTCAGACGGAAGAGGGCTATGACGTTGATGCACCGGGCACTGCGAACATGACGCTTGCCACTCACTGGGTTGCCGAACGCTTTGACTGCCTTGCCAATACCTTGGAGATGCCATTTATAGACAACAATAATGTCCCCGATGCGGATACGGGTTGGTCACCAGAGCGCTCTATGAAATTAGGGGAAGCTTCATTAGTGGCTATGTTGGCGGTCGTGGATGATTTACGTGAGTGA
- a CDS encoding YadA family autotransporter adhesin, which translates to MTASKGYTDGKATETLTASKGYTDGKATETLTASKGYTDGKATETLTASKGYTDGKATETLTASKGYTDDKATETLTASKGYTDGKATETLTASKGYTDGKATETLTASKGYTDGKATETLTASKGYTDGKATETLTASKGYTDGKATETLTASKGYTDGKATETLTASKGYTDGKATETLTASKGYTDGKATETLTASKGYTDGKATETLTASKGYTDGKATETLTASKGYTDGKATETLTASKGYTDGKATETLTASKGYTDDKATETLASSQSYTNDQVLSVKQEIAAQHKYLSINGGTSAEAIASGDNAMALGTNAAAQGKQSIAMGDGAQAIGEQAISIGTGNKVTGNHSGAIGDPSTVSGNNSYSIGNNNTLSGDNTFVLGNNVNTTAKNAVVLGNDSSSNRENTVSVGSDINQRQIINVANGTADNDAVNVSQLQDAKTSAIETSNTYTDTKFNTLNDSIHNYLQDNGQRFKEIDDRFDRQGAMSAAMLNMATSTSGLQGKNRIGVGAGFQGSEQAVSLGYQRVINPNTSFSLGGAFTKDENSGGMGMGFSW; encoded by the coding sequence TTGACCGCCTCAAAAGGTTACACCGATGGTAAAGCAACTGAAACTTTAACCGCCTCAAAAGGCTATACCGATGGTAAAGCAACTGAAACTTTAACCGCCTCAAAAGGCTATACCGACGGCAAAGCAACTGAAACTTTAACCGCCTCAAAAGGCTATACCGATGGTAAAGCAACTGAAACTTTAACCGCCTCAAAAGGCTATACCGACGACAAAGCGACTGAAACTTTGACCGCCTCAAAAGGTTACACCGACGGCAAAGCAACTGAAACTTTAACCGCCTCCAAAGGTTACACCGATGGCAAAGCGACTGAAACTTTGACCGCCTCAAAAGGTTACACTGACGGCAAAGCAACTGAAACTTTGACCGCCTCAAAAGGTTACACCGACGGCAAAGCAACTGAAACTTTAACCGCCTCAAAAGGCTATACCGACGGCAAAGCAACTGAAACTTTGACCGCCTCAAAAGGTTACACCGACGGCAAAGCAACTGAAACTTTAACCGCCTCAAAAGGTTACACCGATGGCAAAGCAACTGAAACTTTAACCGCCTCCAAAGGTTACACCGACGGCAAAGCAACTGAAACTTTAACCGCCTCAAAAGGCTATACCGACGGCAAAGCGACTGAAACTTTAACCGCCTCAAAAGGTTACACCGATGGTAAAGCAACTGAAACTTTAACCGCCTCAAAAGGCTATACCGATGGTAAAGCAACTGAAACTTTAACCGCCTCAAAAGGCTATACCGATGGTAAAGCAACTGAAACTTTAACCGCCTCAAAAGGCTATACCGACGACAAAGCAACCGAGACTCTAGCATCGTCACAAAGTTATACGAATGATCAGGTATTGAGCGTTAAACAGGAGATTGCTGCACAGCATAAATACCTAAGCATCAATGGTGGTACGTCTGCAGAAGCGATTGCTAGTGGAGACAACGCAATGGCTTTAGGCACTAATGCGGCGGCGCAGGGCAAGCAATCTATTGCAATGGGAGATGGAGCCCAAGCAATCGGTGAGCAAGCTATTAGCATTGGTACTGGTAATAAAGTGACTGGAAATCATTCAGGTGCGATTGGCGATCCAAGTACGGTCAGTGGCAATAACAGCTATAGTATAGGCAATAATAATACCTTGTCTGGCGACAATACTTTTGTGCTCGGCAATAATGTTAATACTACTGCAAAAAACGCCGTGGTACTCGGCAATGACTCTAGCTCTAACCGTGAAAACACAGTGTCGGTTGGTTCGGATATTAACCAGCGTCAGATTATCAATGTTGCTAATGGTACCGCTGATAATGATGCAGTCAATGTCAGTCAGTTACAAGACGCAAAAACAAGCGCTATCGAAACCTCGAACACTTATACTGATACTAAATTTAATACTCTAAATGACTCTATTCACAATTATCTGCAAGACAATGGACAGCGTTTTAAGGAAATTGATGATCGTTTTGATCGTCAAGGTGCGATGAGTGCTGCGATGTTAAACATGGCAACCAGCACGTCAGGTCTACAAGGTAAGAACCGTATAGGCGTGGGCGCAGGTTTTCAGGGCTCCGAGCAAGCGGTTTCCTTAGGATATCAGCGTGTCATTAATCCCAATACCAGCTTTAGTCTCGGTGGTGCTTTCACAAAAGATGAGAACTCTGGTGGCATGGGTATGGGCTTTAGCTGGTAA
- a CDS encoding glutathione S-transferase has protein sequence MTAYSLSCFYSFRRCPYAMRARLGLLFAQLPVELREITLKNKPAHMLAISPKGTVPVLQLADGVVIEESRDIMEWALEQQDPQELLNPKTLHQGNTLIEQNDQEFKHWLDRYKYADRYLEMTQTEYRQKGEAFLQILEALLTKNTYLLGDSMTIADIGIMPFVRQFAHVDRDIFYSLPYPKLQIWLKNWLAHPLFIQAMTKFQPWQDGDEPVIFPS, from the coding sequence ATGACTGCTTACTCCCTTTCTTGTTTTTACTCTTTTCGTCGCTGTCCTTATGCCATGCGCGCGCGTCTCGGTCTGTTGTTTGCCCAGTTGCCGGTAGAGCTACGGGAGATAACGCTAAAAAATAAGCCTGCGCACATGCTAGCGATTAGCCCAAAAGGCACCGTGCCCGTTTTACAGCTCGCTGATGGTGTTGTGATCGAAGAGAGTCGGGACATAATGGAGTGGGCGCTTGAACAGCAAGATCCACAAGAGCTGTTGAACCCTAAGACTTTGCATCAAGGTAATACGTTAATTGAGCAAAACGATCAGGAGTTTAAGCATTGGTTAGATCGCTATAAATATGCTGACCGTTATCTTGAAATGACTCAAACAGAATATCGGCAAAAAGGTGAAGCATTTCTACAGATTTTAGAAGCACTGCTTACTAAAAATACTTATTTGCTAGGAGATAGTATGACCATTGCAGATATCGGTATTATGCCATTTGTCCGCCAATTTGCTCATGTAGATCGTGACATTTTTTACAGTTTGCCTTATCCGAAGCTGCAAATATGGCTAAAAAACTGGCTAGCGCATCCATTATTCATACAAGCCATGACCAAGTTTCAACCTTGGCAAGATGGCGATGAGCCAGTGATTTTCCCTTCTTAG
- a CDS encoding HupE/UreJ family protein, translating into MTTYTAKTMTRKNLFQKTTIISGLALLSLLPTLAFAHPGHELMAADGSFSLSILSGMLHPLTGFDHLMLALGMGMLFTQMHSFKKGFVALLIGLVTGFVLSLSVSLNSLFIEYGILLSIVLLTMALMSRYFNVALNQGHEMSVKTVYKFLVIGFGALAMFHGAAHAIEVPANSNTAGFFTGMIVAMLGLYTIGKGFATYLNTHLQDSLIIQRVIAVVGLCGVLLG; encoded by the coding sequence ATGACAACATACACAGCCAAAACGATGACACGCAAAAACCTCTTCCAAAAAACCACCATAATCAGTGGCTTAGCATTGTTATCGTTGCTACCAACACTCGCATTTGCTCACCCTGGGCATGAGTTGATGGCAGCAGATGGCTCATTTAGCCTTTCAATATTGTCTGGTATGTTGCACCCTTTGACTGGGTTCGACCATCTGATGTTAGCGCTGGGCATGGGCATGCTATTTACTCAAATGCACAGCTTTAAAAAAGGCTTTGTAGCACTGTTAATTGGTCTAGTAACAGGATTTGTACTGAGTTTAAGTGTGAGCTTGAATAGCCTATTTATTGAATACGGTATTCTACTCTCTATCGTACTACTGACCATGGCACTTATGAGCCGCTACTTTAATGTGGCATTGAATCAAGGCCACGAGATGTCCGTCAAAACCGTGTATAAATTCTTAGTCATTGGCTTTGGTGCGCTTGCTATGTTCCACGGTGCTGCTCATGCAATCGAAGTGCCTGCAAACAGTAATACCGCTGGCTTCTTTACGGGTATGATTGTTGCCATGCTAGGTCTATATACTATCGGCAAAGGATTTGCCACTTATCTAAACACTCACCTGCAAGACAGTTTGATTATTCAACGTGTTATAGCTGTTGTCGGTTTATGCGGTGTGCTGTTAGGGTAA
- a CDS encoding DUF3817 domain-containing protein, with the protein MSQAQTTITETPNLTKDQNSVLKILTIMGYLEGTSFLLLLCIAMPLKYMMGIAEAVTYIGMAHGGLFIAYILMLLIATTKIKMPLWAMPAGVLGSFLPLGPFIFDHLLKKNLNKKA; encoded by the coding sequence GTGTCGCAGGCTCAGACAACTATCACAGAAACACCTAATCTCACAAAAGATCAGAACTCTGTATTAAAGATTCTTACGATCATGGGTTATTTAGAAGGTACGTCCTTTTTATTATTACTTTGCATCGCCATGCCGCTAAAGTACATGATGGGTATTGCAGAAGCGGTCACCTACATAGGGATGGCTCATGGCGGATTGTTCATCGCGTATATTTTAATGCTGTTGATAGCCACCACCAAAATCAAAATGCCGCTTTGGGCGATGCCAGCAGGGGTACTCGGATCCTTTTTACCCCTTGGTCCGTTTATATTCGATCATTTATTAAAAAAGAACTTGAATAAAAAAGCTTAA
- a CDS encoding ESPR-type extended signal peptide-containing protein, with translation MNKVFKKIWSQSLGCIVVVSENTKSAGKTSGMTGTIAQIARSNDYKMLTVKGLAFSIAAISGSTVWAGVVCVTDPVSGGSTATGVIALACGINNAADGLNSSALGIDNKASNEATSALGHANEATGNSSNAVGFFNKSSGGYSSAVGYTNVASGDYSSALGANNEASVKYSSAVGYNNTASRINSSAVGSNNIASEGYSSAFGYNNTASNINSSAIGYKNTASNVNSSAVGYNNKASGKDSSAVGFENTSEGDYSVAVGYQNTASGKDSSVFGSNSQATATGATAIGSFSIADERDTISVGSKGFEKRITNVADAINDTDAVNKRYTDDKATETLTASKVTPTAKQLKL, from the coding sequence ATGAATAAAGTATTTAAAAAGATTTGGAGTCAATCACTAGGTTGTATAGTGGTGGTATCTGAAAATACTAAGAGCGCTGGTAAGACCAGTGGCATGACTGGCACTATCGCCCAGATAGCTCGCTCAAATGACTATAAGATGTTGACTGTGAAAGGGCTTGCCTTCAGTATCGCAGCGATCAGTGGCTCTACAGTGTGGGCAGGCGTGGTATGCGTAACGGATCCTGTCTCTGGAGGAAGTACAGCAACAGGTGTAATTGCACTAGCCTGTGGAATAAATAATGCAGCAGACGGTCTCAATAGCAGTGCTTTAGGTATTGACAATAAAGCTTCAAATGAAGCGACTAGTGCGCTAGGTCATGCAAATGAAGCAACAGGTAACTCTAGCAATGCAGTGGGATTTTTCAATAAGTCTTCGGGTGGTTATAGCAGTGCGGTTGGTTATACTAATGTAGCATCAGGTGATTATAGTAGTGCGTTAGGTGCTAATAATGAAGCATCAGTTAAGTACAGTAGTGCCGTTGGTTATAACAATACCGCATCGCGTATCAATAGTAGTGCGGTAGGATCTAATAATATCGCCTCAGAGGGTTATAGTAGTGCATTTGGTTATAACAACACGGCATCGAACATAAATAGCAGTGCAATTGGCTATAAAAATACCGCCTCGAATGTAAATAGCAGTGCCGTCGGTTATAATAATAAAGCATCAGGTAAAGACAGTAGTGCCGTCGGTTTTGAAAATACATCAGAGGGTGACTATAGTGTTGCAGTTGGTTATCAGAATACCGCATCAGGTAAAGACAGCAGCGTGTTTGGCAGTAATAGCCAAGCCACTGCGACAGGCGCAACCGCCATCGGTAGTTTCTCCATTGCAGATGAAAGAGATACGATTTCAGTTGGTAGCAAGGGTTTCGAAAAACGTATCACTAACGTGGCAGATGCAATAAATGATACAGATGCGGTAAATAAACGATATACCGACGACAAAGCGACTGAAACCTTAACTGCCTCAAAGGTTACACCGACGGCAAAGCAACTGAAACTTTAA